Proteins encoded within one genomic window of Glycine soja cultivar W05 chromosome 1, ASM419377v2, whole genome shotgun sequence:
- the LOC114417906 gene encoding uncharacterized protein LOC114417906 isoform X1, translating into METILTIHYEKVGTVVLLKIVEYIHMGNAPGSFRLLGNGTSSYHFQLGQLASISMKKGEEKWEDNGKRSQKWEVSYNVEGLTCTLSITKSTGINSDEELRIDIEDNTCREKINRHAIKQYSSGFTQIVGRAEAGLLVGNMICFHANSTKDVRGWEEAASSTYVPYTRASSTYVPYTRASSTYVPYTRNTTNSSGGVTSTTICPYRSSGTRKGLYVTEWKKKKENEKPYMVTIAHYYANNGENLFTRGIDVGLSMMVKIRVSNGALFGIDEFDFTVDGPVQHPSSALLYMIEEVTRTGMWTPRACPHCANIQRQRRWQSESDDSDNLPVAPGHGHGNSQNARNHGVFNGDGNGSNYERNIMLFINKFCT; encoded by the exons ATGGAAACTATTCTTACCATACACTATGAGAAG GTAGGTACAGTAGTATTGTTGAAAATTGTCGAATATATACACATGGGAAACGCTCCTGGCAGCTTTCGTCTTCTGGGAAATGGAACCAGTTCTTACCATTTTCAACTGGGCCAATTGGCCTCCATTAGCATGAAAAAAGGAGAGGAAAAGTGGGAAGATAATGGGAAAAGGAGCCAGAAATGGGAAGTCTCATACAACGTAGAAGGATTAACTTGTACACTCTCCATAACCAAAAGCACCGGAATAAATTCAGACGAGGAGTTACGGATCGACATCGAAGATAATACATGTCGAGAAAAAATCAATCGCCATGCAATAAAACAATATTCAAGTGGCTTTACCCAAATTGTGGGAAGAGCTGAAGCCGGTCTTCTTGTAGGAAATATGATTTGTTTCCATGCAAATTCAACAAAAGACGTCAGAGGATGGGAGGAAGCGGCTTCGTCAACGTATGTTCCCTACACAAGAGCTTCGTCAACGTATGTTCCCTACACAAGAGCTTCGTCAACGTATGTTCCCTACACAAGAAATACAACTAATTCATCGGGCGGTGTGACTTCGACGACCATTTGTCCGTATAGGTCGTCTGGAACTAGGAAGGGTCTTTATGTTACcgagtggaagaagaagaaagagaatgaGAAGCCTTACATGGTAACCATAGCACATTATTATGCTAATAACGGGGAAAATTTATTTACTAGAGGAATCGATGTTGGTCTTTCTATGATGGTAAAGATTCGAGTGTCAAATGGTGCATTATTTGGCATTGACGAGTTTGATTTTACCGTAGATGGCCCTGTCCAACACCCTTCATCGGCATTACTTTACATGATTGAAGAAGTCACCAGAACCGGGATGTGGACACCTAGGGCATGCCCTCACTGTGCCAATATCCAAAGACAGCGTAGATGGCAGTCTGAGAGCGACGACAGTGACAACCTTCCTGTAGCACCAGGTCATGGTCATGGCAACTCGCAAAACGCAAGAAATCATGGAGTATTCAACGGGGATGGTAACGGTAGTAACTATGAGAGAAATATCATGCTTTTTATAAACAAGTTCTGTACTTGA
- the LOC114417906 gene encoding uncharacterized protein LOC114417906 isoform X2 has product MGNAPGSFRLLGNGTSSYHFQLGQLASISMKKGEEKWEDNGKRSQKWEVSYNVEGLTCTLSITKSTGINSDEELRIDIEDNTCREKINRHAIKQYSSGFTQIVGRAEAGLLVGNMICFHANSTKDVRGWEEAASSTYVPYTRASSTYVPYTRASSTYVPYTRNTTNSSGGVTSTTICPYRSSGTRKGLYVTEWKKKKENEKPYMVTIAHYYANNGENLFTRGIDVGLSMMVKIRVSNGALFGIDEFDFTVDGPVQHPSSALLYMIEEVTRTGMWTPRACPHCANIQRQRRWQSESDDSDNLPVAPGHGHGNSQNARNHGVFNGDGNGSNYERNIMLFINKFCT; this is encoded by the coding sequence ATGGGAAACGCTCCTGGCAGCTTTCGTCTTCTGGGAAATGGAACCAGTTCTTACCATTTTCAACTGGGCCAATTGGCCTCCATTAGCATGAAAAAAGGAGAGGAAAAGTGGGAAGATAATGGGAAAAGGAGCCAGAAATGGGAAGTCTCATACAACGTAGAAGGATTAACTTGTACACTCTCCATAACCAAAAGCACCGGAATAAATTCAGACGAGGAGTTACGGATCGACATCGAAGATAATACATGTCGAGAAAAAATCAATCGCCATGCAATAAAACAATATTCAAGTGGCTTTACCCAAATTGTGGGAAGAGCTGAAGCCGGTCTTCTTGTAGGAAATATGATTTGTTTCCATGCAAATTCAACAAAAGACGTCAGAGGATGGGAGGAAGCGGCTTCGTCAACGTATGTTCCCTACACAAGAGCTTCGTCAACGTATGTTCCCTACACAAGAGCTTCGTCAACGTATGTTCCCTACACAAGAAATACAACTAATTCATCGGGCGGTGTGACTTCGACGACCATTTGTCCGTATAGGTCGTCTGGAACTAGGAAGGGTCTTTATGTTACcgagtggaagaagaagaaagagaatgaGAAGCCTTACATGGTAACCATAGCACATTATTATGCTAATAACGGGGAAAATTTATTTACTAGAGGAATCGATGTTGGTCTTTCTATGATGGTAAAGATTCGAGTGTCAAATGGTGCATTATTTGGCATTGACGAGTTTGATTTTACCGTAGATGGCCCTGTCCAACACCCTTCATCGGCATTACTTTACATGATTGAAGAAGTCACCAGAACCGGGATGTGGACACCTAGGGCATGCCCTCACTGTGCCAATATCCAAAGACAGCGTAGATGGCAGTCTGAGAGCGACGACAGTGACAACCTTCCTGTAGCACCAGGTCATGGTCATGGCAACTCGCAAAACGCAAGAAATCATGGAGTATTCAACGGGGATGGTAACGGTAGTAACTATGAGAGAAATATCATGCTTTTTATAAACAAGTTCTGTACTTGA